From Phycodurus eques isolate BA_2022a chromosome 1, UOR_Pequ_1.1, whole genome shotgun sequence, one genomic window encodes:
- the LOC133411989 gene encoding SLIT-ROBO Rho GTPase-activating protein 3-like isoform X13 translates to MASHVKFRKDKVGVLDYDTQIKEVRCQLVEQLKVMDVQLEQKSQHLHDFADYLRRRSEIESEYSRSLEKLAERFTNRIKRKEASGHSVAQMWLALLSHTRRESKDHNQLSDDCSAFLIRPLYRCLEYTQRLAKKSKDICTQLQDGLLKVTAALQTAWRTYSHYHADYLCADSKLKEAEKQEEKQKQHGKKMERLIEKRQGKAQDIYLKCSKARNDYLLNLAAANASMNKYYLRDISTLMDCADVGYHLSLGRAMRAYLSGRRQVQQNLSFGLQLLQDSVSGLDQGRDRDCLLQDHCVAFCLPLGFPYQPHDGDQLSEISAESQMRCELETRFKQIQTRLRAVAEETQEIEYIHCPSSAHVQTNRLNPASPTFQVCALPLMSSSLILANRSMSAALSSFLETLADVDSEPNDSQEDGAETPLTRPNVARRRANQQEMENLYLTRVKEFLVGTSLESKLQAKHDLLKVAVEKGQASNRNLPSRNGKSARVPKTPSSGEGLLHNPKLFNGDMLSFMQASGRQIPVVVESCIRFINLNGLHHEGIFRVSGSQVEVNKLRDAFERGGDPLAEHESDLDSVAGVLKMYFRDLKNPLLPAESLSRLLEYAHDKKDGERADQLKSVIRSFPEPLIVVMRYLFAFLHHVSQYSDENMMQPYNLAVCFGPSLVRGSGDERRDGRDPVALQPQINALVESLIVRHESVFPGQSELRGPVYEKCMTAEQDDRGSTFKQPPPDWTV, encoded by the exons ATGGCTTCCCACGTGAAGTTCAGGAAGGACAAGGTCGGCGTGCTGGACTACGACACACAAATTAAGG AGGTTCGCTGTCAGCTGGTGGAGCAACTGAAAGTGATGGACGTGCAGCTGGAGCAGAAGAGCCAACATCTGCACGACTTTGCCGACTACCTGCGACGGCGAAGCGAGATCGAGAGCGAGTACTCGCGATCCCTGGAAAAACTGGCTGAAAGGTTCACAAACAGGATTAAGAG GAAGGAAGCGAGCGGTCACTCTGTGGCCCAGATGTGGTTGGCGCTGCTGTCGCACACGCGCCGGGAGAGTAAAGACCACAACCAGCTGAGCGACGACTGCTCCGCTTTCCTCATCCGGCCGCTCTACCGTTGCCTGGAGTACACCCAAAGACTGGCCAAGAAG AGTAAAGACATCTGCACGCAGCTTCAGGACGGCCTGCTCAAGGTGACCGCGGCGCTTCAGACC GCGTGGCGAACCTATTCCCACTACCACGCCGACTACCTGTGCGCAGATTCCAAGTTAAAGGAGGCCGAGAAACAGGAGGAAAAGCAGAAGCAACACGGCAAGAAAATGGAGAGGCTCATTGAGAAG CGGCAAGGAAAGGCTCAAGATATTTACTTGAAGTGCAGCAAGGCCAGAAATGATTATCTGCTCAACTTGGCTGCCGCCAACGCTTCCATGAACAAGTACTACCTCCGGGACATCTCCACCCTCATGGAT TGTGCGGACGTGGGCTACCACCTGTCTCTGGGCCGAGCGATGCGAGCCTATCTGTCCGGTCGGCGCCAGGTCCAGCAGAACTTGAGCTTTGGCCTGCAGCTTCTCCAGGACTCGGTGTCCGGGCTGGACCAGGGCCGGGACCGAGACTGCCTCCTGCAGGACCACTGCGTCGCCTTTTGTTTGCCCCTTGGCTTCCCCTACCAGCCTCACGATGGAGACCAG CTTTCTGAGATTAGCGCagagagccagatgaggtgtgAGCTGGAGACCAGATTCAAACAGATCCAGACCAGGCTGAGAGCGGTGGCGGAGGAAACGCAGGAG ATAGAATACATCCACTGTCCCTCCTCTGCACACGTCCAAACCAACCGCCTCAACCCGGCCTCTCCAACCTTTCAAGTCTGCGCTCTTCCTCTGATGAGCTCGTCCCTGATCCTG GCGAACAGGAGCATGTCAGCAGCCTTGTCTTCTTTCCTTGAAACATTGGCCGACGTGGACTCTGAGCCGAACGACAGCCAGGAAGACGGCGCTGAGACCCCGCTAACCCGGCCCAACGTGGCCCGCCGCAGAGCTAACCAGCAAGAAATGGAGAACCTCTACCTCact AGAGTCAAAGAGTTCCTGGTCGGCACCTCTTTGGAGTCCAAGCTACAAGCCAAACACGACCTGCTGAAAGTGGCCGTGGAAAAAG GACAAGCATCAAATAGAAATCTGCCAAG TCGCAATGGAAAGTCTGCACGTGTTCCAAAAACTCCCTCCAGCGGAGAGGGTTTATTGCACAACCCCAAACTTTTCAACGGTGACATGCTGTCCTTCATGCAG GCGTCAGGCCGTCAGATTCCAGTTGTGGTGGAAAGTTGCATCCGCTTCATCAATCTCAACG GCCTCCACCACGAAGGCATTTTCAGGGTGTCGGGCTCTCAGGTGGAAGTCAACAAGTTGAGGGATGCATTTGAGCGAG GAGGAGACCCTCTGGCCGAGCACGAATCCGACCTGGATTCTGTCGCAGGCGTGCTCAAGATGTATTTTCGAGATTTGAAGAATCCCCTTCTCCCTGCAGAGAGTCTCAGTCGGCTGCTGGAGTACGCCC ACGACAAAAAGGATGGCGAGAGGGCCGATCAACTGAAAAGTGTCATCCGGTCCTTCCCCGAGCCGCTAATTGTCGTCATGAGATACCTCTTCGCTTTTCTCCATCA CGTGTCCCAGTACAGCGACGAGAACATGATGCAGCCGTACAACCTGGCCGTGTGCTTCGGACCCAGCCTGGTCCGAGGGAGCGGGGACGAGCGGCGGGACGGGCGGGACCCGGTCGCCTTGCAGCCGCAGATCAACGCCCTGGTCGAGAGCTTGATCGTCCGGCACGAGAGCGTCTTCCCCGGTCAGAGCGAGTTGCGAGGTCCCGTGTACGAGAAGTGCATGACGGCAGAACAAGACGACCG CGGCTCAACCTTCAAACAACCTCCACCAGATTGGACGGTTTAG
- the LOC133411989 gene encoding SLIT-ROBO Rho GTPase-activating protein 3-like isoform X12 encodes MASHVKFRKDKVGVLDYDTQIKEVRCQLVEQLKVMDVQLEQKSQHLHDFADYLRRRSEIESEYSRSLEKLAERFTNRIKRKEASGHSVAQMWLALLSHTRRESKDHNQLSDDCSAFLIRPLYRCLEYTQRLAKKSKDICTQLQDGLLKVTAALQTAWRTYSHYHADYLCADSKLKEAEKQEEKQKQHGKKMERLIEKRQGKAQDIYLKCSKARNDYLLNLAAANASMNKYYLRDISTLMDCADVGYHLSLGRAMRAYLSGRRQVQQNLSFGLQLLQDSVSGLDQGRDRDCLLQDHCVAFCLPLGFPYQPHDGDQLSEISAESQMRCELETRFKQIQTRLRAVAEETQEIEYIHCPSSAHVQTNRLNPASPTFQVCALPLMSSSLILANRSMSAALSSFLETLADVDSEPNDSQEDGAETPLTRPNVARRRANQQEMENLYLTRVKEFLVGTSLESKLQAKHDLLKVAVEKGQASNRNLPSRNGKSARVPKTPSSGEGLLHNPKLFNGDMLSFMQASGRQIPVVVESCIRFINLNGLHHEGIFRVSGSQVEVNKLRDAFERGGDPLAEHESDLDSVAGVLKMYFRDLKNPLLPAESLSRLLEYAHDKKDGERADQLKSVIRSFPEPLIVVMRYLFAFLHHVSQYSDENMMQPYNLAVCFGPSLVRGSGDERRDGRDPVALQPQINALVESLIVRHESVFPGQSELRGPVYEKCMTAEQDDRWIERQTDRQTTLPMAWGP; translated from the exons ATGGCTTCCCACGTGAAGTTCAGGAAGGACAAGGTCGGCGTGCTGGACTACGACACACAAATTAAGG AGGTTCGCTGTCAGCTGGTGGAGCAACTGAAAGTGATGGACGTGCAGCTGGAGCAGAAGAGCCAACATCTGCACGACTTTGCCGACTACCTGCGACGGCGAAGCGAGATCGAGAGCGAGTACTCGCGATCCCTGGAAAAACTGGCTGAAAGGTTCACAAACAGGATTAAGAG GAAGGAAGCGAGCGGTCACTCTGTGGCCCAGATGTGGTTGGCGCTGCTGTCGCACACGCGCCGGGAGAGTAAAGACCACAACCAGCTGAGCGACGACTGCTCCGCTTTCCTCATCCGGCCGCTCTACCGTTGCCTGGAGTACACCCAAAGACTGGCCAAGAAG AGTAAAGACATCTGCACGCAGCTTCAGGACGGCCTGCTCAAGGTGACCGCGGCGCTTCAGACC GCGTGGCGAACCTATTCCCACTACCACGCCGACTACCTGTGCGCAGATTCCAAGTTAAAGGAGGCCGAGAAACAGGAGGAAAAGCAGAAGCAACACGGCAAGAAAATGGAGAGGCTCATTGAGAAG CGGCAAGGAAAGGCTCAAGATATTTACTTGAAGTGCAGCAAGGCCAGAAATGATTATCTGCTCAACTTGGCTGCCGCCAACGCTTCCATGAACAAGTACTACCTCCGGGACATCTCCACCCTCATGGAT TGTGCGGACGTGGGCTACCACCTGTCTCTGGGCCGAGCGATGCGAGCCTATCTGTCCGGTCGGCGCCAGGTCCAGCAGAACTTGAGCTTTGGCCTGCAGCTTCTCCAGGACTCGGTGTCCGGGCTGGACCAGGGCCGGGACCGAGACTGCCTCCTGCAGGACCACTGCGTCGCCTTTTGTTTGCCCCTTGGCTTCCCCTACCAGCCTCACGATGGAGACCAG CTTTCTGAGATTAGCGCagagagccagatgaggtgtgAGCTGGAGACCAGATTCAAACAGATCCAGACCAGGCTGAGAGCGGTGGCGGAGGAAACGCAGGAG ATAGAATACATCCACTGTCCCTCCTCTGCACACGTCCAAACCAACCGCCTCAACCCGGCCTCTCCAACCTTTCAAGTCTGCGCTCTTCCTCTGATGAGCTCGTCCCTGATCCTG GCGAACAGGAGCATGTCAGCAGCCTTGTCTTCTTTCCTTGAAACATTGGCCGACGTGGACTCTGAGCCGAACGACAGCCAGGAAGACGGCGCTGAGACCCCGCTAACCCGGCCCAACGTGGCCCGCCGCAGAGCTAACCAGCAAGAAATGGAGAACCTCTACCTCact AGAGTCAAAGAGTTCCTGGTCGGCACCTCTTTGGAGTCCAAGCTACAAGCCAAACACGACCTGCTGAAAGTGGCCGTGGAAAAAG GACAAGCATCAAATAGAAATCTGCCAAG TCGCAATGGAAAGTCTGCACGTGTTCCAAAAACTCCCTCCAGCGGAGAGGGTTTATTGCACAACCCCAAACTTTTCAACGGTGACATGCTGTCCTTCATGCAG GCGTCAGGCCGTCAGATTCCAGTTGTGGTGGAAAGTTGCATCCGCTTCATCAATCTCAACG GCCTCCACCACGAAGGCATTTTCAGGGTGTCGGGCTCTCAGGTGGAAGTCAACAAGTTGAGGGATGCATTTGAGCGAG GAGGAGACCCTCTGGCCGAGCACGAATCCGACCTGGATTCTGTCGCAGGCGTGCTCAAGATGTATTTTCGAGATTTGAAGAATCCCCTTCTCCCTGCAGAGAGTCTCAGTCGGCTGCTGGAGTACGCCC ACGACAAAAAGGATGGCGAGAGGGCCGATCAACTGAAAAGTGTCATCCGGTCCTTCCCCGAGCCGCTAATTGTCGTCATGAGATACCTCTTCGCTTTTCTCCATCA CGTGTCCCAGTACAGCGACGAGAACATGATGCAGCCGTACAACCTGGCCGTGTGCTTCGGACCCAGCCTGGTCCGAGGGAGCGGGGACGAGCGGCGGGACGGGCGGGACCCGGTCGCCTTGCAGCCGCAGATCAACGCCCTGGTCGAGAGCTTGATCGTCCGGCACGAGAGCGTCTTCCCCGGTCAGAGCGAGTTGCGAGGTCCCGTGTACGAGAAGTGCATGACGGCAGAACAAGACGACCG atggatagagagacagacagacagacagacaacccTGCCGATGGCGTGGGGTCCGTGA
- the LOC133411989 gene encoding SLIT-ROBO Rho GTPase-activating protein 3-like isoform X11: MASHVKFRKDKVGVLDYDTQIKEVRCQLVEQLKVMDVQLEQKSQHLHDFADYLRRRSEIESEYSRSLEKLAERFTNRIKRKEASGHSVAQMWLALLSHTRRESKDHNQLSDDCSAFLIRPLYRCLEYTQRLAKKSKDICTQLQDGLLKVTAALQTAWRTYSHYHADYLCADSKLKEAEKQEEKQKQHGKKMERLIEKRQGKAQDIYLKCSKARNDYLLNLAAANASMNKYYLRDISTLMDCADVGYHLSLGRAMRAYLSGRRQVQQNLSFGLQLLQDSVSGLDQGRDRDCLLQDHCVAFCLPLGFPYQPHDGDQLSEISAESQMRCELETRFKQIQTRLRAVAEETQEIEYIHCPSSAHVQTNRLNPASPTFQVCALPLMSSSLILANRSMSAALSSFLETLADVDSEPNDSQEDGAETPLTRPNVARRRANQQEMENLYLTRVKEFLVGTSLESKLQAKHDLLKVAVEKGQASNRNLPSRNGKSARVPKTPSSGEGLLHNPKLFNGDMLSFMQASGRQIPVVVESCIRFINLNGLHHEGIFRVSGSQVEVNKLRDAFERGGDPLAEHESDLDSVAGVLKMYFRDLKNPLLPAESLSRLLEYAHDKKDGERADQLKSVIRSFPEPLIVVMRYLFAFLHHVSQYSDENMMQPYNLAVCFGPSLVRGSGDERRDGRDPVALQPQINALVESLIVRHESVFPGQSELRGPVYEKCMTAEQDDREPNAEEGDGEADVCKVVVRRQMNE; encoded by the exons ATGGCTTCCCACGTGAAGTTCAGGAAGGACAAGGTCGGCGTGCTGGACTACGACACACAAATTAAGG AGGTTCGCTGTCAGCTGGTGGAGCAACTGAAAGTGATGGACGTGCAGCTGGAGCAGAAGAGCCAACATCTGCACGACTTTGCCGACTACCTGCGACGGCGAAGCGAGATCGAGAGCGAGTACTCGCGATCCCTGGAAAAACTGGCTGAAAGGTTCACAAACAGGATTAAGAG GAAGGAAGCGAGCGGTCACTCTGTGGCCCAGATGTGGTTGGCGCTGCTGTCGCACACGCGCCGGGAGAGTAAAGACCACAACCAGCTGAGCGACGACTGCTCCGCTTTCCTCATCCGGCCGCTCTACCGTTGCCTGGAGTACACCCAAAGACTGGCCAAGAAG AGTAAAGACATCTGCACGCAGCTTCAGGACGGCCTGCTCAAGGTGACCGCGGCGCTTCAGACC GCGTGGCGAACCTATTCCCACTACCACGCCGACTACCTGTGCGCAGATTCCAAGTTAAAGGAGGCCGAGAAACAGGAGGAAAAGCAGAAGCAACACGGCAAGAAAATGGAGAGGCTCATTGAGAAG CGGCAAGGAAAGGCTCAAGATATTTACTTGAAGTGCAGCAAGGCCAGAAATGATTATCTGCTCAACTTGGCTGCCGCCAACGCTTCCATGAACAAGTACTACCTCCGGGACATCTCCACCCTCATGGAT TGTGCGGACGTGGGCTACCACCTGTCTCTGGGCCGAGCGATGCGAGCCTATCTGTCCGGTCGGCGCCAGGTCCAGCAGAACTTGAGCTTTGGCCTGCAGCTTCTCCAGGACTCGGTGTCCGGGCTGGACCAGGGCCGGGACCGAGACTGCCTCCTGCAGGACCACTGCGTCGCCTTTTGTTTGCCCCTTGGCTTCCCCTACCAGCCTCACGATGGAGACCAG CTTTCTGAGATTAGCGCagagagccagatgaggtgtgAGCTGGAGACCAGATTCAAACAGATCCAGACCAGGCTGAGAGCGGTGGCGGAGGAAACGCAGGAG ATAGAATACATCCACTGTCCCTCCTCTGCACACGTCCAAACCAACCGCCTCAACCCGGCCTCTCCAACCTTTCAAGTCTGCGCTCTTCCTCTGATGAGCTCGTCCCTGATCCTG GCGAACAGGAGCATGTCAGCAGCCTTGTCTTCTTTCCTTGAAACATTGGCCGACGTGGACTCTGAGCCGAACGACAGCCAGGAAGACGGCGCTGAGACCCCGCTAACCCGGCCCAACGTGGCCCGCCGCAGAGCTAACCAGCAAGAAATGGAGAACCTCTACCTCact AGAGTCAAAGAGTTCCTGGTCGGCACCTCTTTGGAGTCCAAGCTACAAGCCAAACACGACCTGCTGAAAGTGGCCGTGGAAAAAG GACAAGCATCAAATAGAAATCTGCCAAG TCGCAATGGAAAGTCTGCACGTGTTCCAAAAACTCCCTCCAGCGGAGAGGGTTTATTGCACAACCCCAAACTTTTCAACGGTGACATGCTGTCCTTCATGCAG GCGTCAGGCCGTCAGATTCCAGTTGTGGTGGAAAGTTGCATCCGCTTCATCAATCTCAACG GCCTCCACCACGAAGGCATTTTCAGGGTGTCGGGCTCTCAGGTGGAAGTCAACAAGTTGAGGGATGCATTTGAGCGAG GAGGAGACCCTCTGGCCGAGCACGAATCCGACCTGGATTCTGTCGCAGGCGTGCTCAAGATGTATTTTCGAGATTTGAAGAATCCCCTTCTCCCTGCAGAGAGTCTCAGTCGGCTGCTGGAGTACGCCC ACGACAAAAAGGATGGCGAGAGGGCCGATCAACTGAAAAGTGTCATCCGGTCCTTCCCCGAGCCGCTAATTGTCGTCATGAGATACCTCTTCGCTTTTCTCCATCA CGTGTCCCAGTACAGCGACGAGAACATGATGCAGCCGTACAACCTGGCCGTGTGCTTCGGACCCAGCCTGGTCCGAGGGAGCGGGGACGAGCGGCGGGACGGGCGGGACCCGGTCGCCTTGCAGCCGCAGATCAACGCCCTGGTCGAGAGCTTGATCGTCCGGCACGAGAGCGTCTTCCCCGGTCAGAGCGAGTTGCGAGGTCCCGTGTACGAGAAGTGCATGACGGCAGAACAAGACGACCG TGAGCCGAACGCGGAAGAAGGGGACGGCGAGGCAGACGTCTGCAAAGTTG TCGTGAGGCGCCAAATGAACGAATGA
- the LOC133411989 gene encoding SLIT-ROBO Rho GTPase-activating protein 3-like isoform X1 — MASHVKFRKDKVGVLDYDTQIKEVRCQLVEQLKVMDVQLEQKSQHLHDFADYLRRRSEIESEYSRSLEKLAERFTNRIKRKEASGHSVAQMWLALLSHTRRESKDHNQLSDDCSAFLIRPLYRCLEYTQRLAKKSKDICTQLQDGLLKVTAALQTAWRTYSHYHADYLCADSKLKEAEKQEEKQKQHGKKMERLIEKRQGKAQDIYLKCSKARNDYLLNLAAANASMNKYYLRDISTLMDCADVGYHLSLGRAMRAYLSGRRQVQQNLSFGLQLLQDSVSGLDQGRDRDCLLQDHCVAFCLPLGFPYQPHDGDQLSEISAESQMRCELETRFKQIQTRLRAVAEETQEIEYIHCPSSAHVQTNRLNPASPTFQVCALPLMSSSLILANRSMSAALSSFLETLADVDSEPNDSQEDGAETPLTRPNVARRRANQQEMENLYLTRVKEFLVGTSLESKLQAKHDLLKVAVEKGQASNRNLPSRNGKSARVPKTPSSGEGLLHNPKLFNGDMLSFMQASGRQIPVVVESCIRFINLNGLHHEGIFRVSGSQVEVNKLRDAFERGGDPLAEHESDLDSVAGVLKMYFRDLKNPLLPAESLSRLLEYAHDKKDGERADQLKSVIRSFPEPLIVVMRYLFAFLHHVSQYSDENMMQPYNLAVCFGPSLVRGSGDERRDGRDPVALQPQINALVESLIVRHESVFPGQSELRGPVYEKCMTAEQDDREPNAEEGDGEADVCKVAEVEAGHAVNRSNSATGALQKPSEVSKAAKSGPADHRRTASGPAGGGVLSGGAKAALQIPTGPRGRLRRIHSPGFARRECTSPLRMSSRSTRQLNLQVDIFGVREETGVPGEKPRRQGPNLKPIRDAAKDGETSETKLGGNAARPDQQPPDYISSSSIFFLPPPPFVED; from the exons ATGGCTTCCCACGTGAAGTTCAGGAAGGACAAGGTCGGCGTGCTGGACTACGACACACAAATTAAGG AGGTTCGCTGTCAGCTGGTGGAGCAACTGAAAGTGATGGACGTGCAGCTGGAGCAGAAGAGCCAACATCTGCACGACTTTGCCGACTACCTGCGACGGCGAAGCGAGATCGAGAGCGAGTACTCGCGATCCCTGGAAAAACTGGCTGAAAGGTTCACAAACAGGATTAAGAG GAAGGAAGCGAGCGGTCACTCTGTGGCCCAGATGTGGTTGGCGCTGCTGTCGCACACGCGCCGGGAGAGTAAAGACCACAACCAGCTGAGCGACGACTGCTCCGCTTTCCTCATCCGGCCGCTCTACCGTTGCCTGGAGTACACCCAAAGACTGGCCAAGAAG AGTAAAGACATCTGCACGCAGCTTCAGGACGGCCTGCTCAAGGTGACCGCGGCGCTTCAGACC GCGTGGCGAACCTATTCCCACTACCACGCCGACTACCTGTGCGCAGATTCCAAGTTAAAGGAGGCCGAGAAACAGGAGGAAAAGCAGAAGCAACACGGCAAGAAAATGGAGAGGCTCATTGAGAAG CGGCAAGGAAAGGCTCAAGATATTTACTTGAAGTGCAGCAAGGCCAGAAATGATTATCTGCTCAACTTGGCTGCCGCCAACGCTTCCATGAACAAGTACTACCTCCGGGACATCTCCACCCTCATGGAT TGTGCGGACGTGGGCTACCACCTGTCTCTGGGCCGAGCGATGCGAGCCTATCTGTCCGGTCGGCGCCAGGTCCAGCAGAACTTGAGCTTTGGCCTGCAGCTTCTCCAGGACTCGGTGTCCGGGCTGGACCAGGGCCGGGACCGAGACTGCCTCCTGCAGGACCACTGCGTCGCCTTTTGTTTGCCCCTTGGCTTCCCCTACCAGCCTCACGATGGAGACCAG CTTTCTGAGATTAGCGCagagagccagatgaggtgtgAGCTGGAGACCAGATTCAAACAGATCCAGACCAGGCTGAGAGCGGTGGCGGAGGAAACGCAGGAG ATAGAATACATCCACTGTCCCTCCTCTGCACACGTCCAAACCAACCGCCTCAACCCGGCCTCTCCAACCTTTCAAGTCTGCGCTCTTCCTCTGATGAGCTCGTCCCTGATCCTG GCGAACAGGAGCATGTCAGCAGCCTTGTCTTCTTTCCTTGAAACATTGGCCGACGTGGACTCTGAGCCGAACGACAGCCAGGAAGACGGCGCTGAGACCCCGCTAACCCGGCCCAACGTGGCCCGCCGCAGAGCTAACCAGCAAGAAATGGAGAACCTCTACCTCact AGAGTCAAAGAGTTCCTGGTCGGCACCTCTTTGGAGTCCAAGCTACAAGCCAAACACGACCTGCTGAAAGTGGCCGTGGAAAAAG GACAAGCATCAAATAGAAATCTGCCAAG TCGCAATGGAAAGTCTGCACGTGTTCCAAAAACTCCCTCCAGCGGAGAGGGTTTATTGCACAACCCCAAACTTTTCAACGGTGACATGCTGTCCTTCATGCAG GCGTCAGGCCGTCAGATTCCAGTTGTGGTGGAAAGTTGCATCCGCTTCATCAATCTCAACG GCCTCCACCACGAAGGCATTTTCAGGGTGTCGGGCTCTCAGGTGGAAGTCAACAAGTTGAGGGATGCATTTGAGCGAG GAGGAGACCCTCTGGCCGAGCACGAATCCGACCTGGATTCTGTCGCAGGCGTGCTCAAGATGTATTTTCGAGATTTGAAGAATCCCCTTCTCCCTGCAGAGAGTCTCAGTCGGCTGCTGGAGTACGCCC ACGACAAAAAGGATGGCGAGAGGGCCGATCAACTGAAAAGTGTCATCCGGTCCTTCCCCGAGCCGCTAATTGTCGTCATGAGATACCTCTTCGCTTTTCTCCATCA CGTGTCCCAGTACAGCGACGAGAACATGATGCAGCCGTACAACCTGGCCGTGTGCTTCGGACCCAGCCTGGTCCGAGGGAGCGGGGACGAGCGGCGGGACGGGCGGGACCCGGTCGCCTTGCAGCCGCAGATCAACGCCCTGGTCGAGAGCTTGATCGTCCGGCACGAGAGCGTCTTCCCCGGTCAGAGCGAGTTGCGAGGTCCCGTGTACGAGAAGTGCATGACGGCAGAACAAGACGACCG TGAGCCGAACGCGGAAGAAGGGGACGGCGAGGCAGACGTCTGCAAAGTTG CAGAAGTGGAAGCGGGACACGCGGTCAATCGCAGTAACTCGGCCACGGGAGCCCTGCAGAAACCGAGCGAGGTTTCTAAAGCCGCCAAGAGCGGACCGGCGGACCACCGCAGGACCGCGTCGGGACCGGCCGGAGGCGGCGTCCTCTCGGGCGGGGCAAAGGCCGCCCTCCAGATTCCCACCGGGCCCCGTGGCCGACTGAGGAGGATCCACTCTCCCGGTTTTGCCCGTAGAGA ATGCACGTCTCCCCTGAGGATGTCGTCAAGGTCGACAAG